One Peromyscus leucopus breed LL Stock chromosome 6, UCI_PerLeu_2.1, whole genome shotgun sequence genomic region harbors:
- the C6H3orf80 gene encoding uncharacterized membrane protein C3orf80 homolog: MWGPGVTAEGLSVAPAPPPLLPLLLLLALALVAPSRGGGGCAELACGERERCCDSANATAVRCCKLPLHAFLDNVGWFVRKLSGLLILLVLFAIGYFLQRIICPSPRRYPRGQARPGQARPGPAGGSGPPGTAGQPDDDDDSPALLRDEVAAGSLDSLLDSGGGGRGRGGGGRLPPTCVSEHELRVVSPVFLQLPSYEEVKYLPTYEESMRLQQLSPAEVVLPVSVLGHPRGGSAGDPDGGQGRFPLI; this comes from the coding sequence ATGTGGGGCCCGGGGGTCACGGCCGAGGGCCTGTCGGTGGCTccagcgccgccgccgctgctgccgctgctgctgctgctggcgctGGCGCTGGTGGCGCCCTCGCGGGGCGGCGGGGGCTGCGCGGAGCTGGCGTGCGGCGAGCGGGAGCGCTGCTGCGACTCGGCCAACGCCACGGCCGTGCGCTGCTGCAAGCTGCCGCTCCACGCCTTCCTGGACAACGTGGGCTGGTTCGTCCGCAAGCTCTCTGGACTGCTCATCCTGCTGGTCCTCTTCGCCATCGGCTACTTCCTGCAGCGCATCATCTGCCCCAGCCCACGCAGGTACCCGCGTGGCCAGGCGCGCCCTGGCCAGGCACGACCCGGGCCTGCTGGAGGCTCCGGGCCGCCGGGGACCGCGGGGCAAcccgacgacgacgacgactcGCCTGCTCTGTTGCGCGACGAGGTGGCGGCAGGCTCGCTGGACTCACTGCTGgacagtggcggcggcggccggggcCGAGGAGGTGGCGGACGTCTGCCTCCTACCTGCGTTTCGGAGCACGAGCTGCGGGTGGTGTCGCCGGTCTTCCTCCAGCTGCCCAGCTACGAGGAGGTCAAGTACCTGCCCACCTATGAGGAGTCCATGCGGCTGCAGCAGCTCAGTCCTGCGGAGGTCGTGCTGCCAGTGTCGGTGCTGGGCCATCCACGGGGCGGTAGTGCTGGGGACCCCGACGGCGGCCAGGGCCGCTTCCCGCTCATCTGA